In the genome of Pseudomonas sp. HS6, one region contains:
- a CDS encoding DUF2138 domain-containing protein: MSENTETPVTDAPAAKPSRRWPLLVAGLCLVAGVAGGLGWLMHKPKLPAAALASDKLGLSRPDALLETRSLSQLPKDLLTVPFLKATLTEDFVFYYETHADRLGLIGSLRRIVYEHDLKLQDSLIEQLFDQPADVALWRGADGRLKDFLLVMDRGGLAKLLEPLAKVALDDSQLSVFSTLKVGGDEVPLYQLTYNASKSLLFASRGDKLVVLSNPTKFYDPESGASEESGHVSPQALAALLNGEKLFPEAFGLPAKTPETKQRLSVNSSVLAMGYQRFIPNFAGLRFDMDDKGWHSFLAMDELENQPDFDFKPVWQAMPLGASACVTLPVAAEPQKPLLVKLGAEEAVAQTLTEHVAGAAGLCWYADSRLYTPLLVASLKDEDSGKLDGDIGTLFDSMVGAYEGNVDEHAFPVVEKQEGQSHLWQRQVSSNFGPYAAKDAENPDAITGKAFMKVSLARHGSTLLFSLDDKLVDKALGTLDKRFPPMADVLPKDVLMPIYFGPDSMAQLMQQETLDSLPQDMEPVFYNAAQTYLIPKLRTLGGMGKYALTLPEGSEPDGHWQWLPLEWKAL; the protein is encoded by the coding sequence ATGAGCGAAAACACTGAGACCCCGGTTACCGATGCACCGGCCGCCAAACCTTCCCGGCGCTGGCCGTTGTTGGTGGCCGGGCTGTGCCTGGTGGCCGGCGTGGCGGGCGGGCTCGGCTGGCTGATGCACAAGCCCAAGCTGCCGGCGGCCGCGCTGGCCAGCGACAAGCTCGGTTTGAGCCGCCCGGACGCGCTGCTGGAAACCCGTTCCCTGAGCCAGTTGCCCAAGGACCTGCTGACGGTGCCGTTCCTCAAGGCCACGCTCACCGAGGATTTCGTCTTCTATTACGAGACTCACGCCGACCGTCTCGGGCTGATCGGCAGTCTGCGGCGGATCGTTTACGAACATGACCTGAAGTTGCAAGACAGTTTGATCGAGCAACTCTTCGATCAACCGGCAGACGTGGCGCTGTGGCGCGGCGCTGATGGTCGGCTTAAGGATTTCTTGCTGGTGATGGATCGCGGCGGCTTGGCCAAGCTGCTGGAACCGCTGGCGAAAGTCGCGCTGGATGACTCGCAACTGAGCGTCTTCAGCACCCTGAAAGTCGGTGGCGATGAAGTGCCGCTGTATCAGTTGACCTACAACGCCAGCAAATCCCTGTTGTTCGCCTCCCGTGGCGACAAATTGGTGGTGTTGTCCAACCCGACCAAATTCTACGACCCGGAAAGTGGCGCTTCCGAAGAGTCCGGCCATGTCTCGCCGCAAGCCTTGGCCGCGCTGCTCAACGGCGAAAAACTGTTCCCCGAAGCGTTCGGGCTGCCAGCTAAAACACCTGAAACCAAGCAGCGTCTGTCGGTCAATTCCAGCGTCCTCGCCATGGGTTACCAGCGCTTCATCCCGAACTTCGCCGGGCTGCGCTTCGACATGGACGACAAGGGCTGGCACAGCTTCCTCGCCATGGACGAACTGGAAAATCAGCCGGACTTCGATTTCAAACCGGTCTGGCAAGCCATGCCGCTGGGCGCCAGTGCCTGTGTGACCCTGCCGGTGGCCGCCGAACCACAGAAACCGTTGCTGGTGAAACTCGGCGCCGAAGAAGCGGTGGCGCAGACACTCACCGAGCACGTGGCCGGCGCGGCGGGCCTGTGCTGGTACGCCGACTCGCGACTGTACACGCCGTTGCTGGTGGCCAGTCTGAAAGACGAGGACAGCGGCAAACTCGACGGCGATATCGGCACGTTGTTCGATTCGATGGTCGGTGCCTATGAAGGCAACGTCGATGAGCACGCGTTCCCGGTGGTGGAAAAACAGGAAGGCCAGAGCCATCTCTGGCAGCGTCAGGTCAGCTCCAACTTCGGCCCGTATGCGGCCAAGGATGCCGAGAACCCGGACGCGATCACCGGCAAGGCTTTCATGAAAGTCAGCCTGGCGCGCCACGGTTCGACGCTGCTGTTTTCCCTCGATGACAAACTGGTCGACAAGGCCCTCGGCACCCTCGACAAGCGCTTCCCGCCGATGGCCGATGTGCTGCCCAAAGACGTGCTGATGCCGATCTACTTCGGCCCGGATTCGATGGCGCAACTGATGCAGCAGGAAACCCTCGACAGCCTGCCCCAGGACATGGAGCCGGTGTTCTACAACGCTGCGCAAACCTACCTGATCCCGAAACTGCGCACCCTCGGCGGCATGGGCAAATACGCCCTGACGTTGCCTGAAGGCAGTGAGCCCGACGGTCACTGGCAATGGCTGCCGCTGGAGTGGAAAGCGCTGTGA
- a CDS encoding exodeoxyribonuclease VII small subunit: MARKKAALDFEQSLADLQTLVERLENGELSLEDSLTAFEQGIGLTRDCQAALAQAEQKVQVLLERDGELAEEPFDADQPE, from the coding sequence ATGGCCCGCAAAAAAGCTGCACTGGATTTCGAACAGTCCCTCGCCGACCTGCAAACGCTGGTCGAGCGTCTGGAGAACGGTGAATTGTCGCTGGAAGACTCGCTGACCGCTTTCGAGCAGGGCATCGGCCTGACCCGTGACTGCCAGGCAGCGCTGGCCCAGGCCGAGCAGAAGGTCCAGGTGTTGCTGGAACGCGATGGCGAGCTGGCCGAGGAACCCTTCGACGCGGATCAGCCAGAATGA
- a CDS encoding DUF1175 domain-containing protein produces the protein MAAAGVESAVTALIRSLGLLALLLSAGARAVEAPALDPQQSQVFRAWFVRIAQEQLSKGPSPRWYQQDCAGLVRFAANEALKVHDDKWLRSNGVSNRYLPPELALSDEQRKFAQQWQQGGGKVGPYVNAIKLIQFNSHLIGRDVSQARPGDLMFFDQGDDQHLMIWMGRYIAYHTGTTTPTDNGMRSASLQQLMTWKDTRWIPDAANPNFIGVYRLNFLSQ, from the coding sequence ATGGCTGCCGCTGGAGTGGAAAGCGCTGTGACGGCATTGATCCGCAGCCTCGGCTTGCTGGCGCTGTTGCTCAGCGCCGGTGCCCGAGCCGTTGAGGCTCCGGCCCTCGATCCGCAGCAGTCCCAGGTCTTTCGCGCCTGGTTCGTGCGCATCGCTCAGGAGCAGTTGAGCAAAGGCCCGAGCCCGCGCTGGTATCAGCAGGACTGCGCCGGACTGGTGCGGTTTGCCGCCAACGAAGCGCTGAAAGTCCACGACGACAAATGGCTGCGCAGCAATGGCGTGTCCAATCGCTACCTGCCGCCGGAGCTGGCGTTGAGCGACGAGCAACGCAAGTTCGCCCAGCAATGGCAACAGGGCGGCGGCAAGGTCGGGCCCTACGTCAACGCGATCAAACTGATTCAGTTCAACAGCCATCTGATCGGCCGCGACGTGTCCCAGGCACGGCCCGGCGATCTGATGTTTTTCGATCAGGGTGATGACCAGCACCTGATGATCTGGATGGGCCGCTACATCGCCTATCACACCGGCACGACCACCCCAACCGACAACGGCATGCGTTCGGCAAGCCTGCAGCAACTCATGACATGGAAGGACACCCGATGGATACCCGACGCAGCCAACCCCAACTTCATCGGCGTCTATCGACTGAACTTTCTCTCCCAATGA
- a CDS encoding YfaP family protein, which yields MRSFLLLLIGLACAPALLAAPSAEMSEPVGGWRYNGLLDRSENPQVAYPTPPIDRGIQRNRTMIQGQLKAIGNQRGPHTLAVNGNPLNLYTDDDGRFARPYAFGAGSNSVEVRSAEGQSLKRVQFYEANNLRTPARIRVVLGWDDPKAELDLHIITPDGQHAFFAHTALTNGGGLDPDGVDGPGPEMFTMTAPLHGTYLVYVNYWGNFGDGGYNFEEASNQNEVITSQITLVLNENTVDEKRETFIVPLRAIGDLLLVKTFNY from the coding sequence ATGCGTTCATTTCTTTTGCTGCTGATCGGCTTGGCCTGCGCGCCCGCGCTGCTGGCGGCGCCGAGCGCGGAGATGTCGGAACCGGTGGGCGGCTGGCGCTATAACGGTTTGCTCGATCGCAGTGAAAACCCGCAAGTCGCCTATCCCACGCCGCCGATCGATCGCGGCATCCAGCGTAATCGCACGATGATCCAGGGCCAGCTCAAAGCCATCGGTAACCAGCGCGGGCCGCACACCCTGGCGGTCAATGGCAATCCGCTGAACCTGTACACCGACGACGATGGGCGTTTCGCCCGGCCTTATGCATTCGGCGCAGGCTCCAACAGCGTCGAAGTGCGCAGCGCCGAAGGTCAGTCGCTCAAGCGCGTGCAATTCTACGAGGCGAACAACCTGCGCACACCGGCGCGGATTCGCGTGGTGCTCGGCTGGGACGATCCCAAGGCCGAACTCGACCTGCACATCATTACCCCTGACGGCCAGCATGCGTTTTTCGCCCACACGGCGTTGACCAACGGCGGCGGTCTGGACCCGGACGGCGTCGATGGCCCCGGCCCGGAAATGTTCACCATGACCGCGCCGCTGCATGGCACCTATCTGGTTTACGTCAACTATTGGGGCAACTTCGGCGACGGCGGCTATAACTTCGAGGAGGCCAGCAATCAGAACGAGGTCATCACCTCGCAGATCACGCTGGTGCTCAACGAAAACACCGTCGACGAAAAACGCGAAACATTCATCGTGCCCCTGCGGGCCATCGGTGATCTGCTGCTGGTCAAGACTTTCAACTATTAA
- a CDS encoding Fic family protein — MATHWIWQQPDWPDFNWQAERLTALLRECVQAQGQLMGMAGSVGNSLSAQTELDALLQNIVTSSAIEGEQLNVESVRSSLARRLGLESPDGDNVSKRSEGLAQLMLDATQRFAEPLTLKRLLEWHSWLFPDQESGFLSRAINVGALRGDEPMQVVSGRIDRPTVHFEAPPRQGLERQLDSFLKWFDASQHQAGLDPLLRAGIAHFWFVTLHPFDDGNGRLTRTLTDLALAQGEAQAIRFYAMSASILDDRAGYYRILESSQKATLDITEWLVWFLQTLLRSLQQAIARIESVLGKSRFWQAHRESGLSAEQIKVLNRLLDGGERGFEHGISAAQYQSVAKVSKATATRHLAELLEKGCLQRLPGGGRSTRYQIQYPGDSTDWHPCPSARSFAHKPPIC; from the coding sequence ATGGCAACTCACTGGATCTGGCAGCAACCCGATTGGCCCGACTTCAATTGGCAGGCAGAGCGTCTCACTGCGCTGTTGCGCGAATGCGTTCAGGCGCAGGGACAATTGATGGGCATGGCGGGATCAGTGGGCAATTCACTGAGCGCTCAGACTGAGCTGGACGCGTTGCTGCAGAACATCGTGACCTCCTCGGCCATCGAAGGGGAACAGTTGAATGTTGAATCCGTGCGCTCCTCATTGGCACGACGCCTGGGGCTGGAATCGCCTGATGGCGACAACGTCAGTAAGCGCAGTGAGGGGCTGGCACAGCTGATGCTCGATGCCACTCAACGTTTTGCCGAACCGCTGACGCTAAAACGATTGCTGGAATGGCATTCGTGGCTGTTTCCAGATCAAGAGAGTGGTTTCCTTTCGCGAGCAATCAATGTCGGCGCATTACGCGGCGATGAGCCTATGCAGGTGGTTTCCGGACGAATCGACCGTCCGACCGTGCACTTCGAGGCGCCACCGCGACAAGGCCTTGAGCGACAACTCGACAGTTTTCTCAAGTGGTTCGACGCCAGTCAGCATCAGGCAGGCCTCGATCCTTTACTGCGAGCCGGTATCGCACATTTCTGGTTCGTCACCTTGCACCCGTTCGATGACGGCAATGGGCGCCTGACTCGCACCCTTACCGATCTGGCACTGGCTCAGGGCGAAGCGCAGGCGATTCGTTTTTATGCGATGTCGGCCAGTATTCTCGACGATCGTGCGGGCTATTACCGGATTCTCGAATCGAGCCAGAAAGCCACGCTGGACATCACCGAATGGCTCGTATGGTTCCTGCAAACCCTGCTGCGCAGTCTGCAACAGGCCATCGCGCGGATTGAAAGTGTGTTGGGAAAATCACGCTTCTGGCAGGCGCACCGTGAATCCGGGCTGTCGGCGGAGCAGATCAAAGTGCTCAATCGTCTGCTCGATGGTGGTGAACGCGGTTTCGAGCACGGCATCAGTGCGGCGCAATACCAGAGTGTGGCCAAGGTCTCCAAAGCCACGGCCACCCGACATCTGGCGGAACTGCTGGAAAAGGGCTGCCTGCAACGTCTTCCGGGCGGGGGGCGGAGCACTCGGTATCAGATTCAATATCCGGGCGATTCGACCGACTGGCACCCTTGTCCGTCGGCCCGCTCATTTGCCCATAAACCCCCTATCTGCTAG